The following proteins come from a genomic window of Cytophagales bacterium:
- a CDS encoding redoxin domain-containing protein: MKYHILAALLFINAFSAFSKGIKIKGELSNASEYQYVYLYQYLGSEFLKYDSTALKEGKFLFKYKNRLPRGFYRLGVSDKLSFKLIIGQENMSIRADVKDISNSINITGSKEYPLYEQYQTHFDNYNSELKKINQQVDKLNIFKLNKPELYKSRMKILDKQLDSLNEMLNQFFLTLSKNDDGLFMSKTGAFLYTPDNTTKEIFFTNIDLTDEELLRGDMLQQKVDVYLVQFIEKEKWKDETDNILNLAKGGSKSREAIYSGLVNIYRNVEEDYARKLAKTYCSEYPKSAIAKKVLASLPKGQPEVGEVAPEITLPDLDGKMVSLSSTRGKVVLLDFWASWCAPCRKSNPEIVKIYQKFKDKGFTVFGVSLDNRKVMWEKAIKKQKLTWINVSDLKGRQNAAARLYKIFKTPATFLLDEKGVIVAKNLHKEELGEKIESLLKK; the protein is encoded by the coding sequence ATGAAATATCACATTCTGGCTGCATTATTATTTATAAATGCTTTTAGCGCTTTTTCAAAAGGCATAAAAATAAAAGGAGAATTATCTAATGCTTCTGAATATCAATACGTTTATTTGTATCAATATCTGGGCAGTGAGTTCCTGAAATATGATTCAACCGCTTTAAAGGAAGGCAAATTCTTATTCAAATACAAAAACAGGCTGCCAAGGGGTTTTTACAGGCTGGGAGTGAGTGATAAGCTTTCATTTAAGCTGATCATAGGGCAAGAAAATATGAGTATTCGGGCAGATGTAAAAGATATAAGTAATTCTATAAACATTACGGGTTCAAAAGAATATCCACTGTACGAGCAATATCAAACGCATTTTGATAATTACAATTCAGAACTTAAAAAAATAAACCAGCAGGTAGATAAGCTGAATATATTTAAGCTGAATAAGCCTGAATTATACAAAAGTCGTATGAAAATCCTGGATAAGCAACTGGATTCACTAAACGAAATGTTAAATCAATTTTTTCTGACCCTTTCAAAAAATGATGATGGATTATTCATGTCAAAAACAGGCGCTTTCCTTTATACCCCAGACAATACCACAAAAGAGATTTTTTTTACAAATATCGATCTCACTGACGAGGAGCTGTTAAGAGGAGATATGCTGCAGCAAAAAGTGGATGTTTATTTAGTACAATTTATTGAGAAGGAAAAATGGAAAGATGAAACGGACAATATTTTAAACCTGGCAAAGGGGGGGAGTAAAAGCAGGGAAGCTATTTATTCAGGCCTGGTGAATATCTATAGAAATGTTGAGGAAGATTACGCAAGAAAGCTTGCCAAAACATACTGCAGCGAATATCCCAAGTCTGCTATCGCTAAAAAAGTATTAGCCTCACTACCTAAAGGACAACCTGAAGTTGGAGAAGTGGCGCCTGAAATAACACTGCCTGATCTGGATGGAAAGATGGTTTCGCTATCCTCTACCAGGGGCAAAGTGGTATTGCTTGACTTTTGGGCATCATGGTGCGCACCATGTAGAAAATCAAATCCAGAAATTGTAAAAATATATCAAAAATTCAAAGATAAAGGCTTTACGGTATTTGGTGTGTCATTAGACAACCGGAAAGTGATGTGGGAAAAAGCCATTAAAAAACAAAAACTCACCTGGATTAACGTATCAGACCTGAAAGGCAGGCAAAATGCTGCAGCCAGGCTCTATAAAATATTTAAAACTCCCGCTACATTCCTGCTTGACGAAAAAGGAGTGATCGTAGCAAAAAACCTGCATAAAGAAGAGTTGGGAGAAAAGATTGAAAGCTTGTTGAAGAAATAA
- a CDS encoding GH3 auxin-responsive promoter family protein, whose product MSSGHRASIAGGRGAGGGGHEWLIEFEKEPHDLNEFAIILDNTLKEVNSDYEAKRYKDMALQMPVIHKLPAGTFYKWMKKRGKLGGQNKVPRLSNTREYVDDILAQI is encoded by the coding sequence ATGTCCAGTGGACATCGGGCCAGCATTGCGGGAGGTAGGGGGGCTGGAGGAGGCGGCCACGAATGGCTCATAGAATTTGAAAAAGAGCCCCATGATCTCAACGAGTTTGCCATAATCCTTGACAATACGCTAAAGGAAGTAAATTCAGACTACGAAGCCAAGCGATACAAAGACATGGCGTTGCAAATGCCGGTAATTCACAAGCTTCCTGCAGGCACTTTTTATAAATGGATGAAAAAGAGAGGCAAATTGGGCGGACAGAATAAAGTACCTAGGTTGTCTAATACGAGGGAATATGTGGATGATATTTTAGCCCAGATTTAA